Sequence from the Agrococcus sp. SL85 genome:
GGCCCACGCCTCCCAGCTGAGCCCCTCGGTCTCGCGCGCCTTGTTCGAGGCGCGGCGCTCGGCGATCTCGCCGTCGAGCTCGAGGTGCCCGAGCTCGGCGTTGGGGATGAGGGCGCCGTGGTAGATCAGCGCGCCGCCGATGCCCGTGCCGAGCGTCGTCATGACGACGAGGCCGTTCGCCTCCTTCGCCGCGCCGTAGTGGTCCTCGGCGAAGCCCGCGGCGTCGGCGTCGTTCACGAAGTGGATGTCGCGGCCGAGCGCCTGCTCGAAGAGCCGCTCCGCCTCGAGCCCGATCCACGCCTTGGAGACGTTCGACGCGCTCATGGTGCGGCCCTTGCGGACGATCGCGGGGAACGTCACGCCGATGGGGGTGTCGTCCTCGATGTCGAGCATGCCCACGAGCTCCACGACGACGTCGCGGATCGCATCGGGCTCGCCGCCCGCGGGGGTCGGGATCTTCACGCGGTCGCTGAGCAGCTCGCCGGTCTTCACGTCGACGAGGGCGGCCTTGACGCCCGTCCCGCCGATGTCGACGCCGACTGCCTGGTGCTTGGGCTTCGTCACCAGAGCATCCAACCACGTCCCGGATGCGCCGGGAGACCGCCGCTCAGGAGGGCAGGGTGAGGATCTCGGCGCCCGTCTCGCGCACGACGATCGTGTGCTCGAACTGGGCCGTGATCGAGCGGTCGCGCGTGACGACCGTCCAGTCGTCGGCCCACATGTCCCACTCGTGGGTGCCCAGCGTGAGCATCGGCTCGATCGTGAAGACCATGCCCGGCTGGATGACGTCGTCGTACCGGTCGGTGTCGTAGTGGGGGATGATGAGGCCCGAGTGGAACGACGTGCCCACGCCGTGACCGGTGAAGTCGCGCACGACGCCGTAGCCGAAGCGGTTCGCGTACATCTCGATCGCGCGGCCGATCACGTTCACGCGCCGGCCCGGCATCGCGGCCTTGATGCCGCGCTGCAGCGCGAGCTCGGTGCGCTCGACGAGCTGCGCGACCTCGTCGCTCGCCTGCCCGACGACGAAGGTGCGGTTGGAGTCGCCGTGCACGCCGTCGAGGTAGGCGGTGATGTCGATGTTGACGACGTCGCCCTCGGCGAGCGCGGTGTCGTCGGGGATGCCGTGGCAGATCACCTCGTTGACGCTCGTGCAGCTCGACTTCGGGAAGCCTCGGTAGCCGAGCGTCGACGGGTACGCGCCCGCCGCCACGACCACCTCGTGCCCGATCGCGTCCAGCTCGTCGGTCGTGATGCCGGGGCGCACGGCCGCGCCGACCGCCGCGATCGCGTCGGCGGCGACCCGCCCCGCCGCGCGGATGCGGTCGATGGTCGGCTCGTCGTAGACGTCGCCGCCGACGTGCTTCGCGGGGCCGGGGCGGCCCACGTACTCCGGGCGCGCGATCGAGCGCGGCACCGGCCGCTCGGGGCCGATCCGGCCGGGGATGAGGTGACCGCTCGCGTCCTTGGGCATGCGATCCATCCTAGGAGCGCGCGTCCGGGTGCCTCACGGAGCGCCGGGCTAGCATCCCCGCATGAACGCTGCCGAGTACTGGTACAACCTCGACTAGGCCCGGAAATCAGCCGGATTCGGCGGTGCGGTCCGCAGGGAGTCCGCGAGACTCGCGCATCATGCCCGCTGCAGCCGCCCTCGTCTTGTCCTCCGCGGACGGCCAGAGGTGGCTGTAGGTGTTGAGCGTCGTGCTCGCCTTCGCGTGTCCGAGCGCGCGCTGCACGGTCACGACGTCGCAGCCGGCGGCGATGAGGCCGGAGGCGTAGAAGTGCCGGAGGTCGTGGAGTCGGAAGCGCTCGAGCGCGAGCTCGTCGAGGAGACGCCGCCAGCGGTTGCCCACGGCATCCTGGAGGGGCGGCTCGCCGGTCTTCGCCATGAAGAGCCACTGCTCGCTGCCGCGCACGCCGACGTGCTCGACGTGCCAGGCGATCATCTCGACGAGCTCGTCGGGGAGCGAGACGGTGCGCTCGCTGCCGTGCTTCGGTGGCGTCGCCTGCACGGCGCCCGTCTCGTCGCGCTGGATCTGTCGCTGGACGTGCAGCTGTCGTCGGAGGAAGTCGACGTCGCCCAACTGCACGCCGGACGTCTCCCCAACGCGGAGGCCGGCGAACGCGCAAAGCGCGACGTAGAGCCGGAACCACTCCGGGGCACCGTCGACCACACGCCAGACGGTCTCGGGCGCGGGGATGGTCATCGCGTGTTCGCGGCGACGGAGGCGGGGGAGCGGGACGCCCTCGGCGGGGTCCTCGGCGAGCGCTCGATCGCGGACGGCGGCGCGCAGCATCGCGCGCACGTTCATCACGCGCGTGCGGATCGTCGACGGCGCGAGGCCCGCCTGAACCATGGACTTGACCCACGCCTCGACGTGCGACCGGCGCAGAGACGCGAGCGGGCGGTCGGAGAACGTGCAGGAAGTGAGCGCCCGCCGCATCGCGACGTGCGTGCCGGTCGCCCACAGTTGGCGCTGTGACCAGTCGTCGTAGAACTCCTCGAGCGTCGTGCGTGCCTTGGAGGGGTCGACGTAGCGGCCGGTGACGATGCTCGCGGTGACCTCGTCGAGCCATCGCTGCGCGTCGATCTTCCGCGGGAAGTGCCGGGCATGATCTCGGCCGTCAGCATCGCGGTAGCGAGCGCGCCAAGAGCCGTTCGGGCGCTTCTGCACGTTCGACATCGGTCTACTCCTCCCGCGCCGTCTGGATGCGCTCGCGGTCGAGCGCGGAGTTGTCGCTGCCGCGGTAGAGAGTCGAGCGCAGGTACGAGCCGGTGTGCGGCTCCACAGCGGCGGGCTCGTTGCTGCGGTCGCGCCGCAGAACGGCCGCGAAGAGCTCAATGGGGTCTCGCTCGTCGTCCAGCGCTGGGGCGTCACTGTGATTGAGCTCGTATCGGGCGGCGACGTCCAACGGACCGTCGTTCATCAGCGACATGACTCGGCCTGCCATGGAGTCCCCCTTCGTCTGCGTGTCTGCTTCCTCGGGGTTGAGGATGAGGTCGTCTGCCGCGAACGCGAGCTCGAGTCGCAGGCGGTTGTACTCCTCCATCTGGTCAATCAGCTGGTCGCGCATCGCCTCGAGCCGCGAAGCCGCTCGCGACACCTGAGTTCCGAGCTTCACGCCAGGCGCGAGCATCGAGCTCAATTGCGTCCCGAGGGCGTTCGCCAGCGCGACGGCCTCGTCCAGCCGCGGCGTCCGGCCGCCGCTCTCGAGTCGTGAGAGCCCGGACGCGTCGATTTGCAGTCCGTCGTCGACGAGGCGCGCTGCGAGCGCTCTCTGGCTGAGACCCAGGTCGCTCCGCGCTGCGGCGACCGCGGCTCCGAAATTGCGTCCGACGTGGTCGTAGTTCGACTGCTGCACGCTCGCATCGTAGTGCGCCTTGACAACACTCGACAACCGAATCTACGATGCATGCACACAACACGATGCAAGACTGCAACACACAGGAGGAACCGATGGCGACTCGACTGCTGACCGTCAGCGAGGTGGCGGCGCGGCTCAACCGCAGCGTCCA
This genomic interval carries:
- the map gene encoding type I methionyl aminopeptidase, encoding MPKDASGHLIPGRIGPERPVPRSIARPEYVGRPGPAKHVGGDVYDEPTIDRIRAAGRVAADAIAAVGAAVRPGITTDELDAIGHEVVVAAGAYPSTLGYRGFPKSSCTSVNEVICHGIPDDTALAEGDVVNIDITAYLDGVHGDSNRTFVVGQASDEVAQLVERTELALQRGIKAAMPGRRVNVIGRAIEMYANRFGYGVVRDFTGHGVGTSFHSGLIIPHYDTDRYDDVIQPGMVFTIEPMLTLGTHEWDMWADDWTVVTRDRSITAQFEHTIVVRETGAEILTLPS
- the ppgK gene encoding polyphosphate--glucose phosphotransferase, producing MTKPKHQAVGVDIGGTGVKAALVDVKTGELLSDRVKIPTPAGGEPDAIRDVVVELVGMLDIEDDTPIGVTFPAIVRKGRTMSASNVSKAWIGLEAERLFEQALGRDIHFVNDADAAGFAEDHYGAAKEANGLVVMTTLGTGIGGALIYHGALIPNAELGHLELDGEIAERRASNKARETEGLSWEAWAARLQRYYSHLEFLFSPDLFVVGGGVSKSSDEFLPLLQLETPIVPAMLRNNAGIIGAAALARGV
- a CDS encoding helix-turn-helix domain-containing protein, translated to MQQSNYDHVGRNFGAAVAAARSDLGLSQRALAARLVDDGLQIDASGLSRLESGGRTPRLDEAVALANALGTQLSSMLAPGVKLGTQVSRAASRLEAMRDQLIDQMEEYNRLRLELAFAADDLILNPEEADTQTKGDSMAGRVMSLMNDGPLDVAARYELNHSDAPALDDERDPIELFAAVLRRDRSNEPAAVEPHTGSYLRSTLYRGSDNSALDRERIQTAREE
- a CDS encoding tyrosine-type recombinase/integrase; amino-acid sequence: MSNVQKRPNGSWRARYRDADGRDHARHFPRKIDAQRWLDEVTASIVTGRYVDPSKARTTLEEFYDDWSQRQLWATGTHVAMRRALTSCTFSDRPLASLRRSHVEAWVKSMVQAGLAPSTIRTRVMNVRAMLRAAVRDRALAEDPAEGVPLPRLRRREHAMTIPAPETVWRVVDGAPEWFRLYVALCAFAGLRVGETSGVQLGDVDFLRRQLHVQRQIQRDETGAVQATPPKHGSERTVSLPDELVEMIAWHVEHVGVRGSEQWLFMAKTGEPPLQDAVGNRWRRLLDELALERFRLHDLRHFYASGLIAAGCDVVTVQRALGHAKASTTLNTYSHLWPSAEDKTRAAAAGMMRESRGLPADRTAESG